CAGAGGCAAACGAAGGCTAGGGAAGGCTAGGGTATGGCTTAAGGGTGTTGGTGAAGTTAATAGTGGTGGTTGGTGGCCACGGGAGGTGGCGCACGGTGGAGATCGGCTATGAAAGGTGGAGAAAGGCCgtgggagagtgagggagagtgtgaCGGCTAGGGGTCACGGTGGGGCATGAGATTGGCTAGGGGAGGTCACCGGTGGAtggggaaaccgatggtggtggcggtgaggTGGCACAGTGGCGCACGGCGGCAGAACGGAGGAAAAGCCGTGGGTCTTGGTGGGCTTCGTGGTGGTGAACAACGGTGAGTTAGGGGCTAAGCTTGGTTGAGGATGTTGGCTGATGAGAGAGGAAGCTATAGTGGTAGTGGTTGCGCTGTTGGGTGGCGCACGGCGGCCCAGTAAGTTCATGGCCATTTTGGGCTCTACACAGCTAGGAAAGAGAAGGATGAGGTGTGGGGGTGGTGGCTGGGGTGGGTGAGGTCGTCGGCGTGAgggtagggctgagcaccgattcAACCGGAGTCGGTTTTggcctcctccgactccgactccgactttgtcggaggccgaatccgacctccAACTCCGACACCGCTTACACcccactccgctccgactctAACTCTGACATGTCGGAGCGGAATCGGAATTGggctttttgttgggcttttttattgggtttttttttagacttttttctttgacccaattaccatttcaattttacaatttgcaactctaatcggatttgggcttctatatcaatttttttttaaaatataatttgagatttctaatttatctaaccaaaattatcacattagaaaataaaactaaattcaaaatctatcactataacaaataaaactaaattcaaatgtgcaaccaaaattaaaaactaaatacacacattaaaattacataaccaaaattaaagtatgctggccatagaattggctaattctgcattaagatgttaaagtataggaaattagtattacaaaatgttaaaatcaactcatataacaacttaaaaaaatctctaaatacattaccTGAGTCGAACTTATAGCTCTCTGCATCATCAGTGGCttcagaataattttgactcaagcatatgggagtagacttcaaccaattttgcgagcacacgagagcttctacagttctaggagccaaagagctcctaaaaggatccaggacacggcctcctgtgctaaatgctgacgcagatgcaacggtggtgataggaatagccaagatatctcttgccattagagcaagaactagatacttggtggagttgactttccaccaaattaaaatatcgaaactccccataggaatctcaatgttctccaacaaataccgctctaactccgacttacaatccatcaaggatgctgtatgctctttatggaactcCCTAAAAGAATCCAAGGGATCATAATCTGTAACAGTACTACTACTCCCCATTGATGCACTAGCTTCAccgctttgagttttgttagcaccagttacgcacccaccaccaaactctacatatgcctcatacaaatattccatatccctcttgaggagtgcaacaaactcctcacccttctcctcacccaatgttttcttgaaccaatatgcttgagtaaccaatttgaaccgcggatcaagaatagcagcaataaacaacaaccgaAAGAAATACAGATTGGATAATAGATGCAATGGTTAGAATGTCATTTCAAATTATATGTAGTAAGGATTGTTTTATTAATGAAGTTCAACTtgctaaaaaaagaaagaaataaataaaatagactcGAGGAATTTAAGAGGAAAGTGAAAGACTAATTGAGCTTtgcatcttcattttcttttctatattgCAATCCTTCTTAGTCAAAAATTACTCTCCAGACTACGTAGGGCCATGGGGACTTAATAAAAGACACCATTGGCCCAAGCCTACACTCTATGACTCAAGTTTTAAtgaaaattcaacaaaaaatcGCAACGAGTCATTATCAAGTTGAATGAACCGCAAAAATTATGGAGAAGCATCTTAAACCGGACTGATTTTCCTCCTAATAGTGTGTCCCATACTAATACTAAAATACCAAAAGCATAATCACAACTTCGGCCACGAGCAACCAAATTGACATGAAAAACTATCCAGTACATAGTGTGTCCCATCCAACATTCCAACCGCATGCTAAATGCAAAGGGACCCGTACAAAAATAGCACACAACAatcctaaaatccacaactatccagcgattccagcacacaaacaaacataatatccacaactatcaagaaaataaacaaaaatattgcaaaaatagttcagatatacaaattatagagagagaaagagagagagagaggcactcGGTTACAACTCAAAATGAGATTTATGGGTTCACAAGTTCACGGAGGGACGACGGAGGAGCTCCGGCACGGCACGGGTTCAGAATCTTCAGATGAGAGGTACGGGTTCACGGGTTGGTGAAGGTTGAGATGAGAGGAAACGGCACTGAGGGAGAAATCTGATTCAACGAAGGGGGAGGGAATTCAGGGGGGGGGTGTGGGGGGGGAAAACCCTAATAACTTAAcaaaaacggcgccgtttggggttattttaaccccaaacggcgccatttggggttaaaaattgggaaaaaaaaaggggtacGGCGCCGTTTACTGATTCGGTGATTCCTATTTCTAAATTCTACAATCTACTGCTATTTCTAAATTCTACAATCTACTAATCTactttaaacaataaaaataaattaataagttagtaaaaatatatttaagttagtaaaaatatatactattatatatattatatattagtaatacactaatactaatactattagtctattaatatatagtaaattagtaatatttattaatttatttactatagtctaataactagatagtcaccatagtctagatgtaataactagtaactaataatatctaataacactagttacattagtactaatagataataacttaaagatactaatttaatatacatatagctaatatatactattaaatatattatatattagtaatacactaatactaatagataataacttagaagaatattaattaatatatattaactaatagtatactattatatattagtaatacactaatactaatactattagtctattaatatatagtaatatttattaacttatttactatagtctaataacttataactggatagtctagatgtaataactagtaactaataatatgtgataactaaattactaatagataataacttgaagataataacttaaaagatattaatttaatatatacaactaatagtatactattatatatattagtaatttactatatactaatagtctaatactattagtctattagtatatagtaaattagtaatatttattaacttatttactataagtttataactaataactagtgctaattgctagtatattattggatttaactaatgatgttactatatttatatttatatgattactatatagaaaaacacatatattttttataaaatatgtacactagcggagcggagtcggatacggagtcggagtcggagtcgaaatagggagtcggagtcggaggatcggagtcggatcggagcggagtcggagtcagaaataagaaaaaggaaTGGACAGAAGTAAGATCCAGTGTTTTCAATCTGGGTCTCAAAACTGATTCAACGAAATATATTCTAAAACggcaaatttaaataaaataatttaaacgcagtgacttagtaaaataaaataataaaatctaacaatatactgatttaaaataaaaggcacaataaaataaataaaaactaaataaaaacactacaactcaatattaataaaataaaatagttaaaacccaacaataaaacaattcaagctagagattaatttaaatgtaaaataattattaatatcaagaaaacacattatttaaatctcacaacttaaaaaaaatcataaaacaatataacGAGAAAcacatttaatttcaaataaaagaaccactaattataataatttaaataatcatttaataaaaatatacgtaaatacggggtatcacatttgtttttgaaaagaaatctaaaaatagcCTCAATTATGTGTTCTGCATAtacataaaatctatataagaaaagtattttccgtcatgattggtgtagacatgagctaatTTTGTGCATTCTGTTTTCTGAACTATgcaaaaagagcgaatatgaaatttatgaaaatgtgtgcatgtgatgtgaaaatgttttgaatctgtttttgaaaatgtgaaaTGATCTGAATTTATTTCAATACTCTGTTTTGATATGAAGTGGTATTTGAAAAACCTTTGTCATGACTTTCTAATTCTGTTCTAACTCTGATTCTGGTTTTGATATAGTGATTCTGATTTTGTTTTACTCTAATATCTTGCCCTGTCACGGGATACAATAGTGACCTTTGGCCCTGTCACGAGATACAATAGTGACCTCTGGCCCTGTCACGGGATACAATAGTGATCTCTGGCCCTACCATGAGATATAATAGCGACCTTTGGCCTTACCACGAGATATAATAATGGTCTCTGCTCTTAGCGCAATCGCTTTGGTAACATGGTGGTTTATATTCGATCTGCTTGGTTTTCTGCAGAATGCACAACCTTACGATGGAGGTTAAACATGGGtttctattttgatatgatatgataagatgaagatGTTAGTTATGTTGTGCCAAAGGTGTATTTGAATATGGTTTTTTAATATGGACAGTTTGAAGTGTCACTTtgattttctaataatatgtatttttgagatttgcatattgaaactgaaatgttttgtTTCTGCATTATGAACTATatgaaaatgctcatgtttacatactagtatatgttctctgcttactgagttgttgataacccaccccttatctccataatatttttcagatgattttggaatagttcagcTAAGGATCAGAATTATGGAGCATGGGTGAGATGATTATTTAAGTATAGTGGATTGCTCATAGAAGATTTCTCAGGATTATTGgattttattaagagattttgtAGTATTATGATGAAATGTGAGTTTTAAGTTACAAGAAGTAACTCTCCGACCCCTACGGGACTGGAGCTTTACCAAGATTATGTAAGAAAAATTTGGAAGCAAGCGATTTTGATCCAGTTATTGGAATACAAGTTCTCATTGAAAGATCTTTCGTGATTGTatacaaaaacaaattgcaGACGCATGACTTGATTTATACAATTGACGTGTAGGAATATTGTTCATCAAGAATCTCCCAACAAGCGAGGAAAGCGTAGCCGATTATGGTCACATGAGGATATTCTTCAtgttctttttaaaaaacacGGTAAGAGCgacatggaaagaaaaaaaaaaaaaaaaattctaggcAAACCTaatagaaaaatacatatatatataattttattatttttcttctttcaattgAGTCCTAACATTTTGTCATCCACTTGTTCTATGATTTACTAGGGAACTAATGCAATTCAAGGCATAAAGCTAGATTTGCTCAAAGAAAAAGACATTTTGCTTAATCCTAGAGCCtttacaaaaatgaaaaggCTTAGACAGCTTATAATCCAAAATTCTTGCTTTTCGAAGGGTCCAAAGAGTTTGCCCAATGAGCTAAGATTTATTGATTGGGCTGGATACTCATCACCATCTCTGCCGTCCAATTTTAGTCTTCAGAAACTTGTTGTTCTCAACATGTGTCAGAGTAAAATCAAGCAATTTGAAGGAATAAAGGTGAAGTTATGATATAAATTTCGTATCTCTTTTCtggtttttaaaataagaatttagaTGCTagatcaatttttcttttaaaaaaagttacttgtaaaaaaaaattatatgggtaattcttggaagctgatACATTGGTCCTTTCTCCTTTATTTTCCAGGTTTGTGAAAATCTGAGAGTAATAAATTTTTCTTGCTGTTAATACTTGACGTTCATCCCTGATGTCTCAATGATGGAAAATCTTGAGAGTTTGGATCTTCTAGGCTGTCGCAATTTAGTGAGGTTCATGAATCCGTTGGATTTCTTAAAAAACTGTTTCGTTTGGATGTTATAAACTGCTCTGAACTTAGACGTCTTCCTAGCCTGAAGTTGCCATGTCTTGAAAGCCTATATGTTTGAACGGGCACAAGTATGGAGAGATTTCCAGATATTGTGGTAGAAATGCATCGTTTAAgggaaattaattttataaacagtCCCATTCAAGAATTCCCTTCACCAATTGAATATCTCATTGGGCTTGAAAGGATAACAGTACGGTCATGCAAGAACTTTAGAGATCTCCCTAGAAGCATTTCTAAGTTGCCACGTTAAAGGTGTTGCACAAACCTTGGAAAGTTTCCAAAaccgtcatcatcatcatctacaAGTTCGGGTTGGCTGGCTTGGTCAAAGAGGAACAAAACTCAAGGTATGAGCCTAGAAGCATTTCTAAGTTGAATAATGTATCAACTAATGTACGGTCATGAAAGCTTTTGAATCGTTTAATAATGTatcaagaaataagaaaaaaaaaataattaaaatgataataaatagtttttattttaaaaatgcatTTATATCCAAActcaacatatataaatatacagagattttattttttccctttttcttataaattttctaatgaAAGGAAAATCTCGAAAGAGAGTATTTATTTATCCAAAACTACAAGCGCCATAATTCCCTTACTTGAAATTAACAAGCCAACCGGATTATCATTCAATTATTGAGGATGGTGAAAACTGAAATCCCAAACTAGAACTCAACCTGAACTCATTTTTCACACTACTTCAGTTTTGGTGAATACTTGGAACTTTCATGTAAAGAAAATTGCATGATTATGAGGAACTTCAAAATTCAAGTTTTTGtaatttcatcaatttatgtgcTGCTCAAATAACATACATTTCAACAAACCTAGCTAGTATAGTACTTACAtggcataattttatttaacatataagttttaaaatttgaatcatacaaatcaaatcttatcatttaagtgATGTGGATGTTGTTTTCTACACACTaacttgaaaatagaataatacTTTCAACTAGTATGATACATTATGTGAGCATATAAAACTTCTACTACCCGAATTTCTTCTTATTTCAAAACTACAGCATATTATAGATCATTATCAAAGAGGATTCCCATGTAGGATTGTGGCGACTCCGTAATCAGTCAGGAATGCAAAGAATAAGTAATTAAACAACAACATCATTTCCACAAAAACGACTTTCAAGCTTAAAATGCAAATGAGTTGGGCCAGTTGGCAACAAAGATGGAAATTTCAATGTTTTGCAAAGGCTACATTACATACATAATTATTATGTGCTCTGTTCTTTACTTGCGTACTTAACAATGAAGTAGGGAAAATAACCTTTTGAATATGATTTTTAGCCTATCTACAAATCGGAAAATGATTTgtactaggggtgctaccctgCCCCCTTGCACTCACATGGGTGGGGTGGTCACTTTTCATCTTGCCCTAGCCTTTCCCCGAGTTACTGTCCGCTCACTCTAGTTCTTTCCTCCTTGGCTTGGTCAGAGCGTGGAGTGTGTTGCCGGCATTGCTGAAGTTGTCAACCTGATCCATGAACTCCCCTAGTGTTGCGGGAGTCCTTCTTGCCAGCTCTGCCATGAACTAGGACCAAGGCCATACTCCTCCTAGGAGCACTATGGGGGTTATCTTCTTGTCCTGGCCATCCATCGTCATGCACTTCTTGTTGAACCTGGACAAGTATGGCGTCAGGCTTTCGTCCTCCCCTTGTTTGATGATGAGGTACGCCATAGGACGCCTTCTTCACTTGCTCACCATAAACTGAGCAAGGAACAGACGGGCCAGTTCCCTGAAACTGTCTATAGACCCCGACGTCAGGGACCCAAACCACACTCTTGCTGGTCCTTTCAAAGTCAGCGGGAAGACTCTATAAGACACTTCCCCTGGGAAACAGTGTAGGATCATGTGTGCCCTAAAGGTTTCCAGGTGCTCGAGCGGGTCTGCGGTTCCCGTCATACATTTTCATGAAAGTGACTTGAAACTTTGGTGGTAAGGGCACTGCCATCACTTCCTCGCTATAGGGCAGGCCCATGTTGGTGAGTAGTTGGTCCACTAATGACGAGGTGCCCATCTTTCTTGCCATCTCCTCATATTTTTCCTTAAGGTTATGCAGCTCATTTTGCATGTTCCTCATTTCCACCTCTGTGTGACCCTCCTCGCCAGCTTTTCTGGATCCAACATGCTCACTATTGCTGGGTTCCACATCGTTCCTTGCCTCGTTGGTGGTTCCCTTGAGCGACCTGTTATCTTTTCGTAGGGTATCCACCTGAATAGTTAGCTTTTCCCACCAGCTAGTCCATGGCAGCTAATTTGGCTTCCATGTTCATTGACATTGCTTCCTCTTGTCCCCAGGTCGTCTAAGAATGAGTTCTCGCAAGCATACAAAGGATACGTGAAGTCTATTAAGATCCCACAAATGGCGCCATTGTTAACATCGTGTTTTGCACATCTTTGGGCCGAGCTCTCAGTAAATTGGGTCTTCGGTCTTGGGCTtacaaatacaaagaaaataccGCTAGACGGGGATCGTGGTGGTGGCCGAAGAGTCTTCGATGCCAAAATCATTCTTGCCTTAAAATTTTGTGTAAGTGAATAAAGAGTTCAGAGAGAGTTCCAAGTACTTGGGGATTACCTTTTATATCCCATTTCTTGGGTCAGTTGCCCATGCCTTGTGTTAGGGAGATGTGTCCCCTCAGCAGTTCCTTTAGTCAGGTTCCTTTAACGTGGCATAACTTTTGGAGTGGTGCAATTAATGCGGCTTAACTTTTGGGGTGGCATAACTTTTGAAAAGGTCAACATACTTGTGTAAACAACTTCAATTGACTTCTTTTGCACTTTTCTTgtagttttaatttatattttgctatttttttatactttatgtTATGAgcaatatcatttaatatatctagtattgttgtttttcaattatcaatcttttttaatttgaaattctatttttaattttaaacttcacGTAATGAACAATATCTAGTGAAATGgacaaaaaaaattccattttttaatgaataatgaataatgaataaaaaatctagttatctagtgtaattttatgtaatgaaatgaataaagtttttactcatattttacaaattttttaatactttatggaatgaataatatcatttaatatatatagtattttttttattaattcaattctcaatattttttaatttgaaatttcatttttaattttaaaacagttCATGCTCAAACGTTAATGACTATTACCTGAACGTTAGAATGACTaatttatacgttcgaacgtaagtGGGCTTAACGTTCAAATGTACATGAACAATTCGAATGTACCATTTTATATGTTAACATGTAACCCTTGAAAAACGACATCGTATGATTTATGTTCGAACGAAACATTATCATAGTTCGAACGTATAACCATTTCTCGTCCACTTTTAATGACGGTTTCATGAAACTTGGGTCCAATTAGTGTGTTAGGTCTGCGATCAACATCCTACACCGTTACCAATTGGGTCCACAATAATGGATACAGAACAAACCAATCAATTCCTTAAGAAGtggttgaattttcattgtcatCCTTAATTTGTAAACGTGATAGAACACACACATGGCGAGTGTTATATAACATTTACGCCTGGAGATGTCAGTAATTGGCACCTCATTTTCAAGCCAAGTATTACTGGAAGGTATTAGCCCCTAAGGAGAAGTAAATTGTGAAAGAATGCGATTATCACTTCGCCCTATTCATATTTCAATACATGGTTCAAAGCTAATACTTGAGAGATACCCCATGTGCAGGGGGGCCAAGGCGGAGAAGCAAACCTAGAGTTATCAGCTAAAACTATTCAGGATAGGCAGCAATCAACTGCAGACCTACCCAGCTTCCCCCTTTTTCAGCACCATAGATACTTTTCTGAGCAGCATCCAAGAAATTTCTGCCGCTAGATAAGCTGGCATGGGTAGTTTCTCACCCATCGTCCTCCTCAGCCTTCCTCAAACGTTTCCATCTTTGCTCTTCATGCAGTTCAACATCCACTTGCATCTCATACCGCCTAGTAGCCCGCTCTTCCTCTGAAAGTTTGGGAGCAACATTGTGACGCTTGAAGTGTGACTCAATCCCATTGTGATGACTTGAATCACAATACCCTCTgccttctctttccttttcatcAACATCAAGTGTCAATTTTCTGATGAACACAGAATAGAAGCAGAGGAAAAATGAAATGACAACCTTTCATGAATGGATTGAATGAATCAATTACAAGTATTGAATGTATTCAATGATTGATAAAGAACCCTGAGTTATACTACttatagagatttttttaaagtgaaaaaCTCTTGAACCATCACTTCTtaagtttttggtttttaacTCCTTAAGTTTCTGGTTGTTAACTCATTCCAAAGATCAACAGCCGAGGCAACATAAAGCAAACTGTTCCTTATTTctttagaaatggaattcattaACCAAGAAAGTACCAAATTGTTAACACGCAGCCAAGCACTATGAAGAACAAGTTGATCAGCAGGAGTAGCAGCAATCGAACCATTAATGAATGCCACCTTGTTCTTGACAGTCAATGCCATGGTGATTGATCGACTCCATGCAATGTAATTATCTCCAGAAAAAATTTCTGAAACGAGGAGGGCACCAGGATTGTCATTTGGATGTAGATAAGAAGGACTAGAGGAATAATCTGAGAGATTTATGACAGAGCGAGGAGAAGTGGCAGAATTGGTAGAATCCATTTCAGGAATCTATTAGAGAAAGTGCAAGAAAtgaaagaagacgaagaagacaacaacaaaaattctCGAGCAGAATTTTGTAATTCAGATTTCAAGAATTCAAAGTTTTAGAGACGAGAAGATGAATTTGCAGAAGCAAGAATGATTttcaatctgataccatgtcaatttTCTGATGAACACAGAATAGAAGCAgaggaaaaatgaaatgaaaacctTTTGTGTGAATGAATTAATTACAAGTACTGAATGTATTTATACTAATGAAAGACAATAACAGAAAATAACTAACTTTCTGaatctttttctaatttaaCACATGCTATTTTAGACTTTAATTCCATTTGCTCAATTTATGAGGCTATACTACAACATCAAGATTTCTGTCTACTAGTCTTCCCCTTTTCCCCTTCTGCAGTGACATTTTCTAAATCTGATTGTTTCCTGGATGATCAATgcttttgattctttaaacagCTATGATGGTGCTTCATCCGGGGCTCCTTTTCACTATGAGCCTTCTTCTTGGGTTTCTGTTCTTCAACCTAGCAAATGATCTCATAATTGAGAACAATCAGAAACATCTTTAATtccaaatttttcaagaaatgataAGCTTAATTCCTAATGCATTTTTCGAAGAAGTTTAGACTATTGCAGCTCATACATTTTCCAACTGAAATTCTCCTCCAGAATATcatttaattcttgtttttctttggaCAATGAATAACTAATCCTATTTACAACAG
This sequence is a window from Carya illinoinensis cultivar Pawnee chromosome 9, C.illinoinensisPawnee_v1, whole genome shotgun sequence. Protein-coding genes within it:
- the LOC122276357 gene encoding uncharacterized protein LOC122276357, giving the protein MDSTNSATSPRSVINLSDYSSSPSYLHPNDNPGALLVSEIFSGDNYIAWSRSITMALTVKNKVAFINGSIAATPADQLVLHSAWLRVNNLEREGRGYCDSSHHNGIESHFKRHNVAPKLSEEERATRRYEMQVDVELHEEQRWKRLRKAEEDDG